The following proteins are co-located in the Primulina tabacum isolate GXHZ01 chromosome 11, ASM2559414v2, whole genome shotgun sequence genome:
- the LOC142517719 gene encoding uncharacterized protein ycf23-like isoform X2, which produces MNSSIFTPVSPIIKTCLRPNQNPLILIDTTYPKRVSCARATKYITQTKALLSTTKERVLKDFQQRRALKGGATLVDIACDPELVKLATSLTSLPVCVSSVDPAAFPAAVEAGALMVEIGNYDSFYEMGLIFSPEQILSLTKETKKILPSVTLSVTVPHTLSLPDQVKLAEQLEQEGVDIIQTEGGKFSNPSKPGVLGLIEKASPTLAAAYSISRAVKLPVMCSSGLSSVTAPMAIAAGASGVGVGSAVNKLNDVVAMIAEVKSIALSLNLSSMEEVVFEENSLRL; this is translated from the exons ATGAATTCCTCCATTTTCACCCCTGTTTCACCCATAATTAAGACCTGTTTGAGACCCAATCAAAATCCACTGATACTGATTGACACTACTTATCCAAAGCGAGTTTCATGTGCCAGGGCAACAAAATATATAACTCAGACCAAGGCTTTGCTTTCAACCACCAAAGAGAGAGTCTTGAAGGATTTCCAACAAAGAAGAGCCCTCAAA GGAGGTGCAACTCTTGTGGATATTGCCTGCGACCCTGAGTTGGTGAAACTTGCAACTAGCTTGACTTCTCTTCCG GTATGTGTTTCTTCTGTAGATCCTGCAGCATTTCCAGCAGCTGTTGAAGCAGGAGCCTTGATG GTCGAGATTGGCAATTATGACTCATTTTATGAGATGGGTTTGATTTTCTCTCCCGAACAG ATCCTCAGTTTAACAAAGGAGACAAAAAAGATTCTTCCTTCTGTCACGCTGTCAGTCACTGTACCTCATACACTGAGCCTTCCTGACCAG GTGAAACTAGCTGAACAGTTGGAACAAGAAGGTGTTGACATAATCCAGACTGAAGGAGGAAAGTTTTCTAATCCATCAAAGCCTGgtgttcttggtttaattgaaaAG GCAAGCCCAACGCTAGCAGCAGCTTATTCTATTTCGCGTGCGGTGAAACTACCCGTAATGTGTTCATCTGGACTAAGTTCTGTCACTGCACCCATGGCAATCGCAGCAGGAGCTTCTGGTGTG GGTGTAGGGTCTGCAGTGAACAAGCTCAATGATGTAGTGGCTATGATTGCAGAAGTTAAAAGCATAGCACTGTCATTGAACTTATCCTCCATGGAAGAAGTTGTATTTGAAGAGAATAGTTTGAGGTTATAG
- the LOC142518713 gene encoding putative beta-D-xylosidase 5, producing MVARPFIIVSLLAATFLFTFTSALARIKDSTSTVNGNYTHVCDALRFFELGLNVKDFAYCDTSLPYDVRAKDLIDRMTLSEKVDQIGDTAYGVSRIGLPQYEWWSEALHGVSDVGQWGHKASFFDDVVPGATSFPTVITTAASFNQSLWKKIGQAVSTEARAMHNSGHAGLTFWSPNINVVRDPRWGRALETPGEDPYVVGEYAVNYVRGLQDVEGTENATDLNSRPLKVAACCKHYAAYDVDNWLGIERYNFDARVTEQDMQETFLKPFEMCVKDGDVSSVMCSYNKINGIPACADPRLLRGKIRGEWDLHGYIVSDCDSIEVMINHQKWLKDEPEDAVAQALKAGLDLDCGNYYTNYARNSVSKGKVSEKDIDVSLKYLYIVLMRLGFFDGSPQFEKLDMTNVCSGEHIELATEAAREGIVLLKNSNQTLPWSKEKIKTIAVVGPQANATSVMIGNYAGVPCQYTSPIDGFAKYGKVIYEMGCADVACKNDSMIFPAVRAAKKADATVVVVGIDLSIEAESLDREDLFLPGYQNRLINLVASQSKGPVVVVIMSAGGVDISFARDSSKVHSILWAGYPGEEGGQAIADVIFGKYNPGGRLPLTWHENGYVEMLPMTSMPLRPVDHLGYPGRTYKFYNSSRVYPFGYGLSYTNFSHSLVSSTKHLQVKLNKFQHCREMNYTEGLYKPACPAILIDDLQCDDHHNVELNLEVKNIGEMDGSEVVIVYWAPPNGIVDAPIKQVVAFKRVFVVAGGSEKVSFVLNACKSLGVVDYKGYNLMPSGGGHFIVGDDLLKIPVHIDFQPR from the exons atggTAGCAAGACCATTCATCATCGTCTCTTTACTTGCGGCGACATTTCtgttcaccttcacttcggCACTAGCACGGATCAAGGATTCCACTTCCACTGTCAATGGAAACTATACCCACGTTTGCGATGCTCTTCGGTTTTTTGAACTCGGATTGAACGTTAAAGACTTCGCGTACTGTGACACATCCCTCCCATACGATGTACGTGCCAAAGATTTGATCGACAGAATGACATTGTCTGAAAAGGTGGATCAAATCGGAGACACTGCCTATGGGGTTTCAAGAATCGGGCTCCCCCAGTACGAGTGGTGGTCCGAGGCTTTGCACGGTGTCTCCGATGTTGGCCAATGGGGTCACAAAGCATCATTCTTCGATGACGTTGTCCCTGGTGCAACAAGTTTTCCGACTGTTATTACGACAGCAGCTAGTTTCAACCAATCTCTGTGGAAAAAGATTGGCCag GCGGTTTCGACAGAAGCAAGAGCCATGCACAATTCAGGGCATGCGGGGCTGACATTTTGGAGTCCTAACATTAATGTTGTTAGAGATCCTAGGTGGGGAAGAGCCCTTGAAACACCGGGGGAAGATCCTTACGTTGTTGGTGAATATGCAGTTAATTATGTACGAGGTTTGCAAGATGTTGAGGGAACTGAGAATGCAACAGATCTGAACTCTAGGCCTCTTAAAGTTGCTGCATGTTGCAAGCATTATGCAGCTTACGATGTGGACAACTGGCTAGGAATCGAACGTTACAACTTTGATGCGAGA GTGACGGAGCAAGACATGCAGGAGACTTTTCTTAAGCCATTCGAAATGTGCGTGAAAGATGGAGATGTGAGCAGCGTAATGTGTTCTTACAACAAGATTAATGGGATTCCTGCATGCGCAGATCCACGGCTTTTGAGGGGTAAAATAAGAGGGGAATGGGATCTTCACGG ATACATAGTTTCGGATTGTGATTCGATTGAAGTGAtgataaatcatcaaaaatGGCTTAAAGACGAACCCGAAGACGCTGTTGCTCAAGCTCTAAAAGCTG GTTTGGACTTGGATTGCGGGAACTACTATACTAACTATGCGAGAAACTCAGTGAGCAAAGGGAAAGTTAGTGAAAAAGATATAGATGTTTCCCTCAAGTATCTCTACATTGTTCTAATGAGGCTTGGGTTTTTTGATGGAAGCCCACAATTCGAAAAGCTCGATATGACCAATGTGTGCAGCGGTGAACACATTGAACTAGCCACGGAAGCAGCTCGTGAAGGAATTGTTCTTCTTAAGAATTCCAATCAAACATTGCCATGGAGCAAGGAAAAAATCAAGACCATAGCAGTTGTCGGGCCACAAGCAAATGCCACCAGCGTCATGATCGGAAACTATGCAG GTGTTCCATGTCAGTACACATCTCCAATTGATGGATTTGCCAAATATGGAAAAGTGATCTACGAAATGGGATGTGCAGATGTGGCATGCAAGAACGACAGCATGATTTTCCCAGCAGTCAGAGCCGCGAAGAAAGCTGATGCAACTGTAGTAGTAGTAGGAATTGATTTAAGCATTGAGGCAGAAAGCTTAGACAGGGAAGATTTATTCCTTCCAGGCTACCAGAATCGGTTAATCAATCTAGTTGCATCCCAATCCAAAGGTCCTGTAGTGGTAGTCATCATGTCAGCTGGCGGTGTGGACATTTCTTTCGCCAGGGATTCTTCCAAAGTTCATTCAATCCTATGGGCTGGATATCCCGGAGAAGAAGGTGGTCAGGCTATAGCAGACGTCATATTCGGCAAATACAACCCTGGAGGGAGACTACCGTTAACCTGGCATGAAAATGGATACGTTGAAATGCTACCAATGACATCCATGCCCTTGAGACCTGTCGATCACCTTGGTTACCCTGGGAGAACATACAAATTCTACAACAGCTCGAGAGTTTATCCCTTCGGATATGGCCTTAGCTATACGAACTTCTCGCACTCCCTAGTCTCGTCCACAAAACACTTGCAGGTCAAGTTGAACAAATTCCAGCACTGTCGAGAGATGAACTACACCGAGGGCTTATATAAACCAGCTTGCCCTGCGATTTTGATCGATGACTTGCAATGCGACGATCACCATAATGTTGAACTGAATTTGGAGGTTAAGAATATCGGTGAGATGGATGGAAGTGAAGTTGTCATTGTGTATTGGGCTCCGCCTAACGGGATTGTGGATGCTCCAATTAAACAAGTTGTGGCTTTTAAGAGGGTTTTTGTTGTTGCTGGAGGTAGTGAGAAGGTCAGTTTCGTGTTAAACGCTTGCAAGAGTTTGGGAGTGGTCGATTATAAGGGTTATAATTTGATGCCTTCCGGTGGCGGTCATTTCATCGTTGGGGATGATCTGCTGAAAATACCAGTCCATATAGACTTTCAACCAAGATAG
- the LOC142518476 gene encoding WRKY transcription factor 71-like, with translation MSEELRDGFYYHQTFRDDLRRNPGGATNFPYSNTTKVKPADNSTEASSSFPADSSVHQIQMLDPSLYLSSFTDFLHGSSDHNTLSAAAFGMSPLSSSMKEDPGGQLGDNQGLGGGETPLTPNSSISAASAEVAPGEELDSKKSQKLDTQVTKEAAEDGEDTSSKKEDTKSKKKGEKKQREPRFAFMTKSEIDQLEDGYRWRKYGQKAVKNSPYPRSYYRCTTPKCKVKKRVERSFQDPSIVVTTYEGQHNHHVPATLRGNVATGMFSPSGSMLLSPHPFLQEQQVLLQMPHQLYMSNFRGGNLVYDHHQEQQQSLGTLIHDHDQQSCLHVTGHGLLMQDIIPPAFPKQEF, from the exons ATGTCTGAAGAATTAAGAGATGGGTTTTACTATCACCAAACATTTCGTGATGACCTCCGCCGTAATCCCGGCGGAGCCACCAACTTTCCATACTCAAACACCACCAAAGTAAAGCCAGCTGACAACTCCACCGAGGCTTCTAGTTCATTTCCGGCAGACTCATCGGTTCATCAGATACAAATGCTTGATCCTTCTTTGTATTTAAGTAGTTTCACAGACTTTCTGCATGGATCTTCCGATCACAACACTCTTTCCGCCGCCGCCTTCGGCATGTCGCCGCTGTCTTCTTCCATGAAAGAAGATCCGGGGGGGCAGCTAGGAGATAATCAAGGGTTGGGAGGCGGCGAAACCCCACTTACACCCAATTCTTCGATTTCCGCCGCCTCCGCTGAGGTGGCGCCAGGCGAGGAATTAGATTCCAAGAAGAGTCAAAAACTTGATACTCAAGTAACTAAAGAAGCTGCTGAAGACGGAGAAGACACGAGCTCCAAGAAAGA GGATACCAAATCAAAGAAGAAAGGAGAGAAGAAGCAGAGGGAGCCTCGATTTGCTTTCATGACCAAGAGTGAGATCGATCAATTGGAAGATGGTTACAGATGGAGGAAATACGGACAAAAAGCCGTCAAGAACAGTCCTTATCCAAG GAGCTACTATAGATGCACGACACCTAAATGTAAGGTGAAGAAACGCGTAGAGAGATCCTTCCAAGACCCTTCAATCGTGGTCACAACGTACGAAGGGCAACACAACCACCACGTCCCCGCCACCCTCCGAGGCAACGTGGCCACCGGAATGTTTTCTCCATCTGGTTCCATGCTTTTAAGTCCGCATCCATTTTTGCAAGAACAACAAGTCTTACTTCAAATGCCTCACCAACTTTACATGAGCAATTTTAGAGGGGGAAACCTTGTGTACGATCACCATCAGGAACAGCAGCAATCTTTGGGTACACTGATACATGATCATGATCAGCAATCTTGCTTGCATGTTACTGGCCATGGACTGTTAATGCAAGACATAATTCCTCCGGCCTTTCCCAAACAAGAATTCTGA
- the LOC142517719 gene encoding uncharacterized protein ycf23-like isoform X1, giving the protein MNSSIFTPVSPIIKTCLRPNQNPLILIDTTYPKRVSCARATKYITQTKALLSTTKERVLKDFQQRRALKIISGLQNLDKYNVASVVIAADKGGATLVDIACDPELVKLATSLTSLPVCVSSVDPAAFPAAVEAGALMVEIGNYDSFYEMGLIFSPEQILSLTKETKKILPSVTLSVTVPHTLSLPDQVKLAEQLEQEGVDIIQTEGGKFSNPSKPGVLGLIEKASPTLAAAYSISRAVKLPVMCSSGLSSVTAPMAIAAGASGVGVGSAVNKLNDVVAMIAEVKSIALSLNLSSMEEVVFEENSLRL; this is encoded by the exons ATGAATTCCTCCATTTTCACCCCTGTTTCACCCATAATTAAGACCTGTTTGAGACCCAATCAAAATCCACTGATACTGATTGACACTACTTATCCAAAGCGAGTTTCATGTGCCAGGGCAACAAAATATATAACTCAGACCAAGGCTTTGCTTTCAACCACCAAAGAGAGAGTCTTGAAGGATTTCCAACAAAGAAGAGCCCTCAAA ATTATTTCAGGGTTGCAAAATTTGGATAAATATAATGTTGCTTCGGTGGTTATAGCTGCAGATAAG GGAGGTGCAACTCTTGTGGATATTGCCTGCGACCCTGAGTTGGTGAAACTTGCAACTAGCTTGACTTCTCTTCCG GTATGTGTTTCTTCTGTAGATCCTGCAGCATTTCCAGCAGCTGTTGAAGCAGGAGCCTTGATG GTCGAGATTGGCAATTATGACTCATTTTATGAGATGGGTTTGATTTTCTCTCCCGAACAG ATCCTCAGTTTAACAAAGGAGACAAAAAAGATTCTTCCTTCTGTCACGCTGTCAGTCACTGTACCTCATACACTGAGCCTTCCTGACCAG GTGAAACTAGCTGAACAGTTGGAACAAGAAGGTGTTGACATAATCCAGACTGAAGGAGGAAAGTTTTCTAATCCATCAAAGCCTGgtgttcttggtttaattgaaaAG GCAAGCCCAACGCTAGCAGCAGCTTATTCTATTTCGCGTGCGGTGAAACTACCCGTAATGTGTTCATCTGGACTAAGTTCTGTCACTGCACCCATGGCAATCGCAGCAGGAGCTTCTGGTGTG GGTGTAGGGTCTGCAGTGAACAAGCTCAATGATGTAGTGGCTATGATTGCAGAAGTTAAAAGCATAGCACTGTCATTGAACTTATCCTCCATGGAAGAAGTTGTATTTGAAGAGAATAGTTTGAGGTTATAG